One window of Quercus robur chromosome 12, dhQueRobu3.1, whole genome shotgun sequence genomic DNA carries:
- the LOC126709738 gene encoding protein DETOXIFICATION 49-like has product MCRLSSSPTSCGSNSDQPILIPSTKLQVPDMRTPLVPKTPTHVPENEHEHQNQQEPQKTHLSLAVSEANCIARIAFPMVLTGLLLYLRSMISMLFLGHLGELALAGGSLAIGFANITGYSVLSGLAMGMEPICGQAFGAKRFKLLGLTMQRTVILLLFTSIPISFLWFNMKKILTFCGQKDDIATQAQSYILYSLPDLLSQSLLHPIRIYLRSQSITLPLTFCATLSILLHIPINYFLVFVLNLGIKGVALSGVWTNFNLVGSLIVYIIISKVYKKTWVGISTECFKGWKSLLNLAIPSCISVCLEWWWYEIMILLCGLLLNPEATVASMGVLIQTTALIYIFPSSLSFGVSTRVGNELGANNPKKARLAAIVGLSFSFTLGFSALVFAVTVRKIWASMFTQDTEIIALTSMVLPIIGLCELGNCPQTTGCGVLRGTARPKLGANINLSCFYLVGMPVAVWLSFYTGFDFKGLWLGLLAAQGSCVVTMLFVLCRTDWERQAQRAKELTETTTTIHDDNQEAERLKDKTQDSCFSSLDHNVESHSSPV; this is encoded by the coding sequence ATGTGCCGGTTATCTTCATCTCCAACTTCCTGTGGAAGCAATTCAGACCAACCAATCCTAATTCCCTCAACCAAACTCCAAGTTCCCGACATGCGTACCCCTTTGGTCCCCAAAACCCCAACACATGTACCTGAAAATGAACATGAACATCAAAATCAACAAGAGCCCCAGAAGACCCATCTCTCTCTTGCTGTCTCGGAAGCCAACTGCATAGCCAGGATAGCTTTTCCAATGGTATTAACAGGTCTGTTACTCTACTTGCGCTCCATGATCTCCATGCTCTTTCTCGGTCACCTTGGTGAGCTTGCTTTAGCCGGTGGTTCTCTCGCTATTGGTTTTGCTAACATCACTGGTTATTCTGTTCTCTCTGGCCTTGCCATGGGAATGGAACCCATCTGTGGTCAAGCCTTTGGAGCCAAAAGATTCAAACTTCTTGGCCTTACCATGCAAAGAACAGTGATTCTGCTTCTATTTACTTCAATTCCCATTTCTTTTTTATGGttcaacatgaagaaaattttgaccTTTTGTGGTCAGAAAGATGATATAGCAACCCAAGCTCAATCTTACATTCTCTATTCTCTTCCGGACCTTCTTTCACAATCCCTTTTACACCCTATACGAATATATCTCCGATCACAATCCATAACTCTGCCTCTAACATTCTGTGCAACTCTTTCTATTCTTCTTCACATTCCCATCAACtactttcttgtttttgtaCTCAATCTTGGAATTAAAGGCGTTGCTTTAAGTGGTGTTTGGACCAACTTCAATCTGGTAGGATCATTAATCGTATATATTATTATCTCTAAGGTGTACAAGAAAACTTGGGTTGGAATTTCAACAGAGTGTTTCAAAGGTTGGAAATCTCTATTGAATTTAGCCATTCCAAGCTGCATTTCAGTTTGCTTAGAATGGTGGTGGTATGAAATTATGATTTTACTATGTGGGTTATTACTCAATCCTGAAGCAACCGTTGCTTCCATGGGAGTTCTGATTCAAACCACGGCTTTGATCTACATTTTCCCATCTTCTTTAAGCTTTGGTGTGTCAACAAGGGTTGGAAATGAACTTGGTGCCAACAATCCAAAGAAGGCAAGACTAGCTGCGATTGTAGGCCTTTCTTTCAGCTTCACGTTGGGATTTTCAGCATTGGTTTTTGCTGTAACGGTTAGGAAGATATGGGCAAGTATGTTCACACAAGACACCGAGATTATTGCTTTGACATCTATGGTTTTGCCCATTATTGGACTTTGCGAGCTCGGAAACTGTCCACAAACAACTGGTTGTGGTGTTTTGAGAGGAACAGCTCGGCCTAAATTGGGTGCTAACATAAACTTGAGTTGTTTTTACCTTGTGGGAATGCCAGTTGCAGTGTGGTTGAGTTTTTACACAGGGTTTGATTTCAAAGGACTTTGGCTAGGCCTTTTAGCCGCGCAAGGGTCATGTGTTGTGACCATGTTGTTTGTCTTGTGTCGAACCGATTGGGAACGTCAAGCCCAAAGAGCTAAGGAGCTTACTGAAACTACTACCACCATACACGATGATAACCAAGAAGCTGAGAGATTAAAGGATAAAACACAGGATTCTTGTTTCAGTTCTTTGGATCATAACGTAGAGAGTCATAGTTCACCGGTTTGA